In the genome of Candidatus Kinetoplastibacterium desouzaii TCC079E, the window TGATTTAGTTTGTCCATTTGCCAAAGGCGGGAAGGTTGGTCTTTTTGGTGGAGCTGGTGTTGGTAAGACAGTTAATATGATGGAGCTTATAAATAATATAGCTAAACAACATAGTGGTTTATCTGTTTTTGCTGGAGTTGGTGAGCGTACTAGAGAGGGTAATGATTTTTATCATGAAATGGATGAATCTAAAGTTTTAGATAAAGTTTCTATGGTATTTGGTCAAATGAATGAACCTCCAGGAAATAGATTAAGGGTTGCGCTAACTGGACTTACTATTGCTGAGAAATTTCGTGATGAAGGCCGTGATATTTTATTTTTTATAGATAATATATATCGTTACACTCTTGCTGGGACAGAAGTATCAGCATTGTTGGGTAGAATGCCTTCAGCAGTTGGTTATCAACCAACACTTGCTGAAGAAATGGGTAAATTACAGGAACGTATTACTTCTACAAAAACAGGATCTATTACGTCTATACAAGCAGTTTATGTTCCAGCTGATGATTTAACTGATCCTTCTCCAGCTACTACATTTCAGCATCTAGATTCTACAGTAGTTCTTTCTAGAGATATTGCCGCATTAGGAATTTATCCAGCTGTTGATCCTCTAGATTCTACTAGTAGACAACTTGATCCTCAGATTGTTGGAGATGAGCATTATTCTGTTGCTAGGAAAGTTCAACAAACGCTTCAAAGATATAAAGAATTAAGAGATATTATAGCTATTCTTGGTATGGATGAGTTGTCTGTTGAGGATAAGATTATTGTTTCTAGAGCTAGAAAGGTGCAACGCTTTTTATCACAACCATTTCATGTTGCTGAAGTATTTACAGGATCTCCTGGTAAGTATGTGTCTTTGTCAGATACTATCAAAGGTTTTAAAATGATAGTAGATGGGGAATGTGATAGTTTACCAGAGCAAGCTTTTTATATGATTGGTTCTATAGAAGAGGCTATCAATAAAGCTGATAAGTTAACTAATAAATAGTTGTGAGTTTCTATGACTAGAGTTATGCAAGTAGATATAGTTAGTGCAGTTGAATCTATCTATTCAGGTAAAGCTAAATTTGTACAGTTGCCTGCTGATTCTGGGGAGATAGGTATTTTACCTGGTCATACTCCGTTGATTTCTAGAGTGTGTCCTGGTGCTCTTAGAATTGTAGATTTAGAAGGTCAGGAACATAATATTTTTGTTGCAGGTGGTATATTAGAAGTTCAGCCTAATGCAGTGACTGTTCTAACTGATACTGCTATTAGAGCATCTAATCTTGATGAGATGAGAGCAGTGGAAGCAAA includes:
- a CDS encoding F0F1 ATP synthase subunit epsilon, which produces MTRVMQVDIVSAVESIYSGKAKFVQLPADSGEIGILPGHTPLISRVCPGALRIVDLEGQEHNIFVAGGILEVQPNAVTVLTDTAIRASNLDEMRAVEAKRKVEETLRDNKHTVDILTVEAELNMLAVQARVARRFEKNKSYK
- the atpD gene encoding F0F1 ATP synthase subunit beta, translating into MNNGVVVQCVGAVVDVKFSKEQIPGIYEALILADKSNNFVEENLILEVQQQLGDGVVRTIALGSSDGLSRGMRFNRTHKPISVPVGDGTLGRIMNVLGNPIDQAGPILHEEKRPIHRDAPLFEDLSSSIELLETGIKVIDLVCPFAKGGKVGLFGGAGVGKTVNMMELINNIAKQHSGLSVFAGVGERTREGNDFYHEMDESKVLDKVSMVFGQMNEPPGNRLRVALTGLTIAEKFRDEGRDILFFIDNIYRYTLAGTEVSALLGRMPSAVGYQPTLAEEMGKLQERITSTKTGSITSIQAVYVPADDLTDPSPATTFQHLDSTVVLSRDIAALGIYPAVDPLDSTSRQLDPQIVGDEHYSVARKVQQTLQRYKELRDIIAILGMDELSVEDKIIVSRARKVQRFLSQPFHVAEVFTGSPGKYVSLSDTIKGFKMIVDGECDSLPEQAFYMIGSIEEAINKADKLTNK